From the genome of Xiphophorus hellerii strain 12219 chromosome 11, Xiphophorus_hellerii-4.1, whole genome shotgun sequence, one region includes:
- the LOC116728272 gene encoding acetyl-CoA carboxylase-like isoform X3 yields the protein MAEQDGAAKKNPAVGSLQSHFLVGSISEENSEDEVHGRVDGSLEDKEIRSLSPSSCSSDSTNEMGFDHIEGTMHNLRPSMSGLHLVKQGRDRRRIDLQRDFTVASPAEFVTRFGGTKVIEKVLIANNGIAAVKCMRSIRRWAYEMFRNERAIRFVVMVTPEDLKANAEYIKMADHYVPVPGGTNNNNYANVELILDIAKRIPVQAVWAGWGHASENPKLPELLHKHDIAFMGPPSQAMWALGDKIASSIVAQTAGIPTLPWSGTGLTVEWSESNQKKKIINVPNELYERGCIQDVEEGLKAAEKIGYPIMVKASEGGGGKGIRKVNCADDFPNLFRQVQAEVPGSPIFVMQLAKHARHLEVQILADQYGNAISLFGRDCSVQRRHQKIIEEAPATIATSDVFEDMEKCAVRLAKMVGYVSAGTVEYLYSQDGSFYFLELNPRLQVEHPCTEMVADVNLPAAQMQIAMGIPLHRIKDIRMLYGVQPWGDSPIDFESLSNTPCPRGHVIAARITSENPDEGFKPSSGTVQELNFRSNKNVWGYFSVAAAGGLHEFADSQFGHCFSWGENREEAISNMVVALKELSIRGDFRTTVEYLIKLLETESFQHNSIDTGWLDRLISEKMQAERPDTMLGIVSGALHVADVNLRNSVSNFLHSLERGQVLPAHTLQNTVDVELIYEGTKYVLKVTRQSPNSYVVIMNSSLAEVDVHRLSDGGLLLSYDGSSYTTYMKEEVDRYRITIGNKTCVFEKENDPSLLRSPSAGKLIQYSVEDGGHVFAGQCFAEIEVMKMVMTLTAAESGCIHYVKRVGAALEPGCVIAKLQLDDPSRVQQAELYTGMLPSTQAVALRGEKLHRVFHSTLDHLVHIMNGYCLPEPFFSAKLKEWVERLMKTMRDPSLPLLELQDIMTSVSGRIPPAVEKSIKKEMAQYASNITSVLCQFPSQQIANILDSHAATLNKKSEREVFFMNTQSIVQLVQKYRSGIRGHMKAVVMDLLRQYLKVEIQFQNGHYDKCVFTLREENKVDMVNVVNYIFSHAQVTKKNLLVTMLIDQLCGRDPTLTDELMTILTELTQLSKTTNAKVALRARQVLIASHLPSYELRHNQVESIFLSAIDMYGHQFCIENLQKLILSETSIFDVLPNFFYHSNQVVRMAALEVYVRRAYIAYELNSVQHRQLKDNTCVVEFQFMLPTSHPNRGNIPTLNRKMATPILDYLKTWDGKAQEPKPRELKSQDSEAKDENAEKKDLESEERMSFSSNLNHYGMMHVASVSDVLLDTSFTPPCQRMGAMVSFRSFQEFTRNINDVLSCFSDSPPASPMFPDGGNPVLYGEEDTKSVQEEPIHILNVAIKTDSDIDDDGLAAMFREFTQSKKSLLFEHGIRRLTFLVAQKREFPKFFTFRARDKFEEDRIYRHLEPALAFQLELNRMRNFALTAIPCANHKMHLYLGAARVEVGTEVTDYRFFVRAIIRHSDLVTKEASFEYLHNEAERLLLEAMDELEVAFNNTTVRTDCNHIFLNFVPTVIMDPSKIEESVRSMVMRYGSRLWKLRVLQAELKINIRLTPTGKQIPIRLFLTNESGYYLDISLYKEVTDSRTGQVGPKDRQIMFQAYGDKQGPLHGMLINTPYVTKDLLQSKRFQAQSLGTTYVYDFPEMFRQSLKKLWNSSQAYALLPECPPPPELLTFTELVLDAQGQLVQMNRLPGGNEIGMVAWRMTLRTPEYPAGREIIVISNDITHKIGSFGPQEDVLFLRASEMARESGIPRIYIAANSGARIGLAEEIRHMFHVAWQDPADPYKGFKYLYLTPQDYKKVSALNSVHCEHVEDEGESRYKITDIIGKEEGLGVENLRGSGMIAGESSLAYEEIITMNLVTCRAIGIGAYLVRLGQRTIQVDNSHIILTGAGALNKVLGREVYTSNNQLGGIQIMHNNGVTHSTVCDDFEGVFNLLQWLSYMPKCTSNPVPIISAKDPIDRLVEFVPTKTPYDPRWMLAGRPSQNPKGSWQSGFFDQGSFMEIMQPWAQSVVVGRARLGGIPTGVVAVETRTVELSIPADPANLDSEAKIIQQAGQVWFPDSAFKTAQAIKDLNREGLPLIVFSNWRGFSGGMKDMYDQVLKFGAYIVDGLREYKQPVLVYIPPHAELRGGSWVVIDPTINPRHMEMYADKDSRGGVLEPEGTVEIKFRKKDLVKTMRRVDPVYMGLAERLGTPELSPADRKELETKLKEREEFLLPIYHQVAVQFADLHDTPGRMQEKGVITDILEWQTSRQFFYWRLRRLLLEDTVKRKIQAANSELTDGQIQAMLRRWFVEAEGTVKAYLWDNNEEVVAWLERQLAEEEGARSVIDENIKYIRRDHLLKQIRSLVQANPEVAMDSIVHMTQHISATQRAEVVRILSTMEASTSS from the exons ATGGCAGAGCAGGACGGTGCCGCCAAGAAGAACCCGGCCGTCGGGTCCTTGCAGTCTCACTTCCTGGTGGGCTCCATATCGGAGGAGAACTCCGAGGATGAAGTCCACGGAAGGGTAGACGGGTCGCTGGAGGACAAGGAGATCAGATCGCTGTCACCGTCTTCCTGTAGCTCCGACAGCACAAATGAGATGGGTTTCGATCACATTGAAGGCACCATGCACAATTTAAG accaAGCATGTCAGGGCTCCACTTGGTGAAACAAGGCAGAGATCGCAGGCGGATTGATCTTCAACGGGACTTCACTGTCGCTTCACCTGCTGAATTTGTCACCCGCTTTGGTGGTACCAAGGTCATTGAAAAG GTGCTGATTGCCAACAACGGCATTGCTGCAGTCAAATGCATGCGCTCCATCCGCCGCTGGGCCTACGAGATGTTCCGCAATGAAAGGGCAATTCGGtttgttgtcatggtaaccCCAGAAGACCTGAAAGCCAATGCAG AATACATAAAAATGGCCGACCATTATGTGCCAGTACCTGGAggaaccaacaacaacaactatgCCAATGTCGAGCTCATTCTTGACATTGCAAAGCGTATACCTGTTCAG GCTGTGTGGGCAGGATGGGGTCATGCCTCAGAGAACCCAAAACTCCCAGAGCTTCTTCACAAGCATGACATTGCTTTCATGG GTCCTCCAAGTCAAGCTATGTGGGCTCTTGGAGACAAGATCGCCTCTTCCATTGTAGCTCAGACCGCCGGTATTCCAACTTTACCCTGGAGTGGAACAG GCCTGACAGTGGAATGGTCAGAAAGcaatcaaaagaagaaaatcatcaATGTACCTAACGAGTTGTATGAGCGCGGCTGCATCCAGGATGTAGAAGAGGGCCTCAAA GCTGCAGAGAAGATTGGCTATCCAATAATGGTGAAAGCCTCAGAGGGCGGTGGTGGAAAAGGTATCCGTAAAGTCAACTGCGCTGATGACTTCCCTAATCTCTTCAGACAG GTCCAGGCTGAAGTTCCAGGATCGCCTATCTTTGTCATGCAGCTAGCCAAGCACGCCCGTCACTTAGAGGTGCAGATTTTGGCGGATCAGTATGGAAATGCGATTTCCTTATTCGGCAGAGACTGTTCTGTGCAGCGCCGTCACCAGAAAATCATAGAGGAGGCTCCGGCCACCATTGCCACCTCGGATGTGTTTGAAGATATGGAAAAG TGCGCTGTGCGGCTGGCTAAGATGGTCGGTTACGTCAGCGCAGGAACTGTGGAGTACCTCTACAGCCAAGATGGCAGTTTCTACTTCTTGGAGCTCAACCCCCGTCTGCAGGTGGAACACCCCTGCACTGAGATGGTGGCTGATGTCAACTTGCCTGCCGCTCAAATGCAG attgcGATGGGTATTCCTCTTCATCGGATCAAAGACATCCGGATGCTCTATGGAGTCCAGCCTTGGGGAGACTCTCCTATTGACTTTGAGTCTCTGTCAAACACTCCGTGCCCACGGGGACACGTCATCGCGGCGCGCATCACCAGCGAAAACCCCGATGAG GGTTTCAAACCAAGCTCCGGGACAGTGCAGGAGCTGAACTTCCGGAGCAATAAGAACGTGTGGGGTTACTTCAGCGTCGCAGCAGCAGGAGGCCTGCACGAGTTTGCCGACTCCCAGTTTGGACACTGCTTCTCTTGGGGAGAGAATCGTGAAGAAGCTATCTC cAACATGGTGGTTGCTCTCAAGGAGCTGTCCATCAGAGGAGACTTTAGAACAACAGTGGAATACCTCATTAAGCTGCTGGAGACCGAGAGCTTTCAGCATAACAGCATCGATACGGGCTGGCTGGACCGACTCATTTCAGAGAAGATGCAG GCGGAGCGTCCTGATACCATGCTTGGCATTGTGAGCGGGGCTCTCCATGTGGCAGACGTCAATCTAAGGAACAGTGTTTCCAACTTTTTGCATTCTTTGGAAAG GGGCCAAGTGCTGCCAGCGCACACACTACAGAACACTGTGGACGTGGAGCTGATCTACGAAGGCACCAAGTATGTCCTGAAAGTGACACGGCAGTCTCCCAACTCGTACGTTGTGATCATGAACAGCTCTTTAGCGGAGGTGGACGTTCATCGTCTGAGTGATGGAGGTCTTTTGCTGTCTTACGATGGAAGCAGCTACACTACATACATGAAGGAAGAGGTGGATAG GTATCGGATTACGATTGGGAACAAGACTTGTGTTTTTGAGAAGGAGAACGATCCGTCGCTGCTGCGATCCCCCTCAGCAGGAAAACTCATTCAGTACTCAGTAGAGGATGGCGGACATGTGTTTGCGGGACAGTGCTTTGCAGAAATAGAG GTGATGAAAATGGTAATGACCCTCACTGCTGCAGAGTCGGGTTGTATTCATTATGTGAAGAGGGTCGGAGCAGCGTTGGAACCTGGCTGTGTCATCGCCAAACTGCAACTGGATGACCCAAGCAGAGTACAACAG GCGGAGCTCTACACAGGGATGCTTCCTTCAACCCAGGCCGTGGCTCTGAGAGGGGAGAAGCTGCACAGGGTCTTCCACAGCACTCTGGATCATCTCGTTCACATCATGAACGGGTACTGCCTTCCTGAGCCGTTCTTCAGCGCTAAA CTGAAAGAGTGGGTGGAAAGGCTCATGAAAACCATGCGTGACCCCTCCTTGCCTCTTCTTGAACTTCAAGACATCATGACCAGTGTTTCAGGCCGGATCCCTCCTGCTGTGGAGAAGTCCATTAAGAAGGAAATGGCTCAGTATGCCAGCAACATAACGTCTGTGCTGTGCCAGTTTCCCAGCCAGCAG ATTGCAAACATCCTGGACAGCCACGCTGCTACTCTCAACAAGAAATCAGAGAGAGAAGTGTTCTTCATGAACACTCAAAGCATCGTCCAGCTGGTGCAGAA GTATCGAAGTGGCATCCGAGGCCACATGAAGGCAGTGGTCATGGACTTGCTCAGACAGTACCTGAAAGTAGAGATCCAGTTCCAGAACG GACACTACGACAAGTGCGTGTTTACACTTCGTGAGGAAAACAAAGTTGACATGGTCAATGTTGTCAACTACATTTTCTCCCACGCACAAGTAACCAAGAAGAACCTGCTGGTGACTATGCTGATT GATCAGCTATGTGGTCGTGATCCCACTCTGACAGATGAACTGATGACCATTTTGACTGAGCTCACTCAGCTCAGCAAGACAACAAACGCCAAGGTGGCTCTGCGCGCTCGGCAG GTTCTGATAGCGTCCCACCTTCCCTCCTATGAGCTACGACACAACCAGGTGGAGTCCATTTTCCTATCTGCCATTGATATGTATGGGCACCAGTTCTGCATTGAGAACCTGCAG AAACTCATCCTTTCGGAAACGTCCATCTTTGATGTTCTGCCCAACTTCTTCTACCACAGTAATCAGGTGGTCAGGATGGCTGCCCTGGAG GTGTATGTCCGGAGAGCGTACATCGCCTATGAACTCAACAGCGTTCAGCATCGACAGCTGAAGGACAACACATGTGTGGTAGAGTTCCAGTTCATGCTTCCCACCTCACATCCTAACAG AGGGAACATTCCAACTCTCAACAG GAAAATGGCCACTCCTATCCTGGACTATCTTAAGACCTGGGATGGTAAAGCACAGGAACCAAAACCACGGGAGCTTAAATCCCAGGATAGTGAAGCTAAGGATGAGAATGCTGAGAAGAAAGATTTGGAATCTGAAGAAAG GATGTCCTTCTCATCCAACCTGAATCACTACGGCATGATGCATGTGGCCAGTGTAAGTGATGTCCTGCTGGACACGTCTTTTACACCACCCTGTCAACGTATGGGAGCCATGGTTTCTTTCCGCTCCTTCCAAGAGTTTACAAG GAACATTAATGATGTCCTGAGCTGCTTTTCTGACTCACCACCTGCAAGTCCTATGTTCCCTGATGGAGGCAACCCTGTCTTGTACGGTGAAGAGGACACCAAG AGTGTCCAGGAAGAGCCTATCCACATCCTGAACGTAGCGATAAAGACAGACAGCGACATCGACGACGATGGCCTGGCAGCCATGTTTCGGGAGTTCACTCAGTCAAAG aaatccTTGCTCTTTGAACACGGCATCCGAAGACTGACATTTCTAGTAGCTCAGAAG AGAGAATTCCCAAAATTCTTCACATTCCGGGCGAGAGATAAG TTTGAAGAAGACAGGATCTATCGACACCTGGAGCCGGCGTTGGCTTTCCAGTTGGAGCTCAACCGCATGCGCAATTTTGCACTGACCGCCATTCCCTGCGCCAACCACAAGATGCACCTGTACCTGGGCGCAGCCCGTGTGGAGGTGGGCACAGAGGTTACCGACTATCGATTCTTTGTCCGAGCAATCATCCGCCATTCCGATCTGGTCACAAAG GAAGCTTCCTTTGAATACCTTCACAATGAAGCAGAGCGTCTTCTGCTGGAAGCCATGGATGAACTGGAGGTGGCTTTCAACAACACAACTGTGAGGACAGACTGTAACCACATCTTCCTCAACTTTGTCCCTACAGTCATCATGGACCCATCAAAG ATCGAGGAGTCTGTGCGCTCCATGGTGATGCGCTATGGCAGCCGTCTGTGGAAGCTTCGCGTCCTGCAAGCTGAACTAAAAATCAACATCCGCCTGACTCCGACGGGAAAGCAAATTCCTATCCGGCTCTTCCTAACTAATGAGTCAGGCTACTACCTGGATATCAGTCTGTACAAGGAGGTCACCGACTCCCGAACGGGACAGGTGGGGCCCAAAGATCGACAG ATTATGTTCCAGGCATATGGTGACAAACAAGGCCCCTTGCATGGCATGCTAATCAATACGCCTTACGTGACCAAGGACCTGTTACAGTCCAAGCGCTTCCAGGCTCAATCTTTGGGCACCACATATGTCTACGACTTTCCTGAAATGTTCAGACAG TCTTTGAAAAAGCTGTGGAACTCTAGTCAGGCCTATGCTTTGCTTCCTGAATGCCCGCCTCCTCCTGAGCTCCTCACCTTCACCGAGCTGGTTCTGGATGCACAGGGTCAGCTGGTGCAGATGAACAGACTCCCAGGAGGAAATGAG ATTGGCATGGTGGCGTGGCGGATGACTCTGCGAACCCCCGAGTATCCAGCAGGACGTGAGATCATAGTCATAAGCAATGATATCACTCACAAGATAGGCTCATTTGGACCTCAGGAGGACGTTCTGTTTCTACGAGCTTCCGAGATGGCGAGGGAGAGCGGCATCCCTCGCATCTACATCGCAGCAAACAGCGGCGCCCGCATCGGCCTGGCGGAGGAGATCCGACACATGTTCCATGTGGCCTGGCAGGATCCAGCTGATCCATACAAG GGTTTCAAGTATCTGTACCTCACACCTCAGGACTACAAAAAGGTCTCAGCTCTTAACTCTGTACATTGTGAACATGTGGAAGACGAAGGAGAATCGAg GTACAAGATCACTGACATTATTGGAAAGGAGGAGGGGCTTGGTGTGGAGAACCTGAGGGGATCTGGAATGATTGCTGGAGAATCTTCTTTAGCTTATGAAGAGATCATCACCATGAATCTG GTCACATGTCGAGCCATCGGCATCGGAGCCTATCTGGTGAGGCTTGGACAGAGAACTATCCAGGTGGACAACTCTCACATCATCCTCACTGGAGCTGGGGCGCTCAACAAG gTGCTAGGCAGAGAGGTGTACACCTCCAACAACCAACTGGGCGGAATTCAGATCATGCACAACAACGGTGTGACCCACAGTACTGTCTGCGATGACTTTGAGGGAGTCTTTAACTTGTTGCAGTGGCTGTCCTACATGCCCAAG TGCACATCCAATCCAGTACCCATCATCAGTGCAAAGGATCCCATAGATCGTCTGGTGGAGTTTGTGCCGACCAAGACACCTTATGATCCTCGCTGGATGCTGGCAGGACGTCCTAGTCAAA ATCCAAAGGGTTCGTGGCAGAGTGGATTCTTTGACCAAGGCTCCTTCATGGAGATCATGCAGCCATGGGCTCAGAGTGTGGTGGTGGGCAGAGCCAG gTTGGGAGGGATACCTACTGGTGTTGTTGCTGTGGAAACCAGGACAGTGGAGCTGTCAATCCCAGCTGATCCAGCCAATTTGGACTCTGAGGCAAAG ATTATCCAGCAGGCGGGACAGGTGTGGTTTCCAGATTCTGCTTTTAAAACAGCACAAGCCATCAAGGATCTGAACCGAGAGGGTTTACCTCTCATTGTGTTTTCCAACTGGAGAGGCTTTTCTGGGGGAATGAAAG ACATGTACGACCAGGTGTTGAAGTTTGGAGCCTACATCGTGGACGGACTGAGGGAGTACAAGCAGCCTGTTCTAGTTTACATCCCCCCTCATGCGGAGCTGAGAGGAGGCTCCTGGGTGGTCATAGACCCCACCATAAACCCCCGTCACATGGAAATGTATGCCGACAAGGACAGCAG AGGTGGCGTGTTGGAGCCTGAAGGAACAGTGGAGATCAAGTTCAGAAAGAAGGACCTGGTGAAAACCATGAGGAGAGTAGATCCGGTCTACATGGGCTTGGCCGAGAGGCTTG GAACTCCAGAGCTGAGCCCCGCTGACCGCAAAGAGCTGGAGACCAAACTGAAGGAGCGAGAGGAGTTCCTGCTGCCCATCTACCATCAGGTGGCTGTGCAGTTCGCTGACCTCCACGACACGCCGGGCCGCATGCAGGAGAAGGGCGTGATCACG GATATCCTGGAATGGCAAACTTCCCGTCAGTTCTTCTACTGGCGTCTGAGGCGCCTGCTGCTTGAGGACACAGTAAAGAGGAAAATCCAGGCGGCCAACAGTGAGCTGACAGACGGCCAGATTCAGGCGATGCTGCGGCGCTGGTTTGTGGAGGCAGAGGGGACTGTGAAG gCGTATCTGTGGGACAACAATGAAGAAGTGGTGGCCTGGCTGGAGAGGCAGCTAGCGGAAGAAGAGGGCGCCAGGTCCGTCATCGACGAGAACATCAAGTACATCCGGCGGGATCACCTCCTCAAGCAGATTCGCAG cctCGTGCAAGCCAATCCAGAGGTGGCTATGGACTCTATCGTGCACATGACCCAGCACATCTCCGCCACGCAGAGAGCTGAGGTTGTGCGGATCCTGTCCACCATGGAGGCGTCTACCTCGTCCTAA